The following coding sequences are from one candidate division WOR-3 bacterium window:
- a CDS encoding transposase: MRKSIKLHPFLQSLFDDPSTASKAAEIGEAILSARSLRLTEIAAKMRGSSAASYKRIQRFLHQADPRQALWRLFQEQAEFVIGDPNEIERPQAYRTETVGTLKDGKTKGFWALVLGTAYRGRAIPCGLITYSSQTIAQGLDSRNLNHLRAFAELKGLLGERPLVLDREFSYLELLKFLVTEPVNFVIRLNLRSRPPKFWDSDGREVGLTLSRGGNVIHRHVWYKGKVCVNLVGIWDKGFADPLWILTNLPAKEGLRIYQKRMKLEESFRDRKSFFGMDKLMNKRQESMEKMLALLLLVYAIGLLIGEGLRDWLYGEPIREQEITPQDERIPDDAQRKKGRKWKCYSGLFILIMQKWSLSTSEWHRIICNALAAFITIVPPPVLTYV; the protein is encoded by the coding sequence ATGCGCAAGTCTATCAAACTTCACCCTTTTCTGCAATCTTTGTTCGATGATCCCAGCACGGCTAGCAAAGCTGCTGAAATCGGGGAGGCCATTCTGTCCGCCCGCTCGCTGCGTTTGACCGAGATTGCAGCGAAAATGCGTGGTAGCAGTGCTGCCAGTTACAAACGCATCCAGCGCTTTCTCCACCAAGCCGATCCGCGTCAGGCTCTCTGGCGTTTGTTTCAAGAGCAGGCGGAGTTTGTGATCGGCGATCCGAACGAAATTGAGCGTCCTCAGGCGTACAGGACGGAAACCGTGGGAACCCTCAAGGATGGCAAGACCAAAGGCTTTTGGGCTCTGGTGCTGGGGACAGCCTATCGTGGGCGCGCCATCCCCTGTGGTCTGATCACCTACTCGTCGCAGACCATCGCCCAAGGGCTTGATTCGCGCAACCTGAACCATTTGCGTGCCTTCGCAGAGCTGAAAGGCCTGCTGGGTGAGCGCCCCTTGGTGCTGGATCGGGAGTTCAGTTACCTAGAATTGCTCAAGTTCCTCGTGACAGAGCCGGTGAATTTCGTCATCCGCCTGAACCTGCGCAGCCGCCCGCCCAAGTTCTGGGACAGCGATGGGCGCGAGGTAGGGCTGACCCTCTCTCGTGGTGGAAACGTGATCCACCGGCATGTCTGGTACAAGGGTAAGGTGTGTGTCAACCTGGTTGGCATTTGGGACAAGGGTTTCGCCGACCCTTTATGGATCCTGACCAACCTGCCCGCCAAAGAAGGTCTGAGGATTTATCAGAAGCGGATGAAGCTCGAAGAGAGCTTCCGCGATCGGAAGAGCTTTTTCGGGATGGATAAACTGATGAACAAGCGACAGGAAAGCATGGAAAAGATGTTGGCGTTGCTGTTGCTGGTCTATGCCATCGGCCTGTTGATCGGGGAAGGTTTGCGGGATTGGCTGTATGGTGAGCCGATCCGGGAACAGGAAATCACCCCCCAAGACGAGCGCATCCCAGATGATGCCCAACGGAAAAAAGGCAGGAAATGGAAATGCTATTCGGGCTTGTTTATCTTGATCATGCAGAAATGGTCGCTTTCAACCAGCGAGTGGCATCGTATCATCTGCAACGCTTTGGCAGCCTTCATTACAATTGTTCCACCCCCTGTCCTAACTTATGTCTGA
- a CDS encoding class I SAM-dependent methyltransferase, with translation MANENNYIYLWLKLIKLAKTRLRSPEDYFNFECFQGNLLVEYLRKNNIDLRNKIILDVGSGFGGYAYSLHNAGAKVFSLDLESFLHYKNIYHVIGNALNLPYKREFFDLIVCSSLVEHVKRPQLLIRELSRVLSIHGFLYISYPPFFSPLGGHHFSPFHLFGEKVAISLTKFLRKKYFNIEWIKEKGIVKNPNSISELFENWGLYPITIKDMKKIISMTDLYIIDMSTRWFPINTSKIPVINEYITWHVQFLMRKVQ, from the coding sequence ATGGCGAATGAAAACAATTATATTTATTTATGGCTTAAATTAATAAAATTAGCAAAAACAAGACTTCGTTCACCGGAGGATTATTTCAACTTCGAGTGTTTTCAGGGTAATCTGCTTGTTGAGTACTTAAGAAAAAATAATATTGACTTAAGAAATAAAATCATCCTTGATGTTGGAAGTGGCTTTGGTGGTTATGCTTACTCTTTACACAATGCCGGTGCCAAGGTTTTTAGCTTGGATTTAGAAAGCTTTCTCCATTATAAAAATATCTATCATGTTATTGGTAATGCTCTTAATCTGCCTTATAAACGTGAATTTTTTGATTTGATCGTTTGTTCAAGTTTGGTCGAACATGTCAAGCGCCCCCAATTATTGATTCGGGAATTATCTCGGGTGCTGAGTATCCATGGATTTCTATACATTAGTTACCCGCCCTTTTTTTCTCCTCTGGGTGGCCATCACTTTTCTCCATTTCATTTGTTTGGTGAGAAGGTGGCTATTTCTCTAACGAAATTTTTAAGAAAAAAATATTTTAATATTGAGTGGATAAAAGAAAAGGGAATAGTCAAGAATCCAAATTCAATATCAGAATTGTTTGAAAATTGGGGGTTATATCCGATTACAATAAAAGATATGAAAAAGATAATAAGTATGACAGATTTGTATATCATAGATATGTCAACAAGATGGTTTCCGATTAATACATCAAAAATTCCAGT
- a CDS encoding transposase family protein, whose amino-acid sequence MLTYRKLLQEPQVAKSLICMSLDKFELAHTDHLEAVTTTRKNQKRRRVVSTGRKHKCDLRDRLLMTLFWLKAYTTYEVLGFIYDLIKTNIEDNLKQVLETLECLTHFNFDRPPAERRKLRYMRLIIDAKEQRIERPKNRKDQDGNVQDRQKPYYSGKKKTDTLKNQVAVSPTWLIEHVSESVPGSALHDMRLLRQTDSLSGLGEGEAAMLDKGYDGIRTDYPDKRLYLPFKARRIHPLSEEQRAYNHFLAKYRMVVEHTLTQLNKFQILAQRFRHQLAKHSVIFRIVAGLVNQRIQLRPFKQYQPA is encoded by the coding sequence ATGCTCACCTATCGAAAACTGCTCCAAGAACCGCAAGTGGCAAAAAGCCTGATTTGCATGTCGTTGGATAAATTTGAACTGGCGCATACTGACCATTTAGAAGCCGTGACCACCACGCGCAAAAATCAAAAACGGCGGCGTGTGGTCAGCACAGGCCGCAAGCACAAATGTGATTTACGCGATCGCTTGCTAATGACGTTGTTCTGGCTCAAGGCCTACACGACTTATGAAGTGCTTGGCTTCATTTACGACTTGATCAAGACCAACATCGAAGACAATCTGAAACAGGTGTTGGAGACGCTGGAGTGCCTGACCCATTTCAACTTTGACCGTCCGCCAGCAGAACGGCGAAAATTGCGTTATATGCGCCTGATCATTGACGCCAAAGAACAGCGCATTGAGCGTCCCAAGAACCGGAAAGACCAAGATGGAAACGTTCAAGACCGTCAAAAACCGTACTATTCTGGAAAGAAGAAAACGGATACACTCAAGAATCAAGTTGCGGTTTCGCCGACATGGTTGATAGAACACGTTTCCGAGAGTGTGCCGGGTAGTGCCCTTCATGATATGCGTCTATTGCGTCAAACCGATTCGCTCTCTGGACTAGGGGAGGGGGAAGCCGCCATGCTAGACAAGGGCTATGACGGGATTAGGACAGATTACCCTGACAAGCGGTTGTATTTGCCATTCAAGGCGCGCCGAATTCATCCTTTGAGCGAAGAACAGCGAGCTTACAATCATTTTCTGGCTAAATATCGAATGGTCGTTGAGCATACCCTGACGCAGTTGAACAAATTTCAAATTCTAGCCCAAAGGTTTCGCCATCAACTGGCGAAGCACTCGGTGATCTTTCGGATTGTGGCGGGCTTGGTCAATCAGCGTATCCAATTGCGCCCCTTTAAGCAATATCAACCTGCTTAG